The proteins below come from a single Macaca fascicularis isolate 582-1 chromosome 9, T2T-MFA8v1.1 genomic window:
- the KCNK18 gene encoding potassium channel subfamily K member 18 encodes MEASGHPQARRCCPEALGKLFPGLCFLCFLVTYALVGAVLFSAIEDGQVLVAADDGEFEKFLEELCRILNCSETVVEDRKQDLQGHLQKVKPQWFNRTTNWSFLSSLFFCCTVFSTVGYGYIYPVTRLGKYLCMLYALFGIPLMFLVLTDTGDILATILSTSYNRFRKFPFFTRPLSKWCPKSLFKKKPEPKPADEAVPQIIIGAEELPGPKLGKCPSRPSCSMELFERSHAREKQNTLQLPPQAMERSNSCPELVLGRLSYSIISNLDEVGQQVERLDIPLPIIAFIVFAYISCAAAILPFWETQLDFENAFYFCFVTLTTIGFGDTVLEHPNFFLFFSIYIIIGMEIVFIAFKLVQNRLIDIYKNVMLFFAKGKFYHLVKK; translated from the exons ATGGAGGCCTCCGGGCACCCCCAGGCCAGGAGATGCTGCCCAGAGGCCCTGGGAAAGCTCTTTCCCGGCCTCTGCTTCCTCTGCTTTCTGGTGACCTACGCCCTGGTGGGTGCTGTGCTCTTCTCTGCCATTGAGGATGGCCAGGTCCTGGTGGCAGCAGATGATGGAGAATTTGAGAAGTTCTTGGAGGAGCTCTGCAGAATCTTGAACTGCAGTGAAACGG TGGTGGAAGATAGGAAACAGGATCTCCAGGGGCATCTGCAGAAGGTGAAGCCTCAGTGGTTTAACAGGACCACAAACTGGTCCTTCCTGAGCTCGCTCTTTTTCTGCTGCACAGTGTTCAGCACCGTGG GCTATGGCTACATCTACCCTGTCACCAGGCTTGGCAAGTACTTGTGCATGCTCTATGCTCTCTTTGGTATCCCCCTGATGTTCCTCGTTCTCACGGACACAGGTGACATCCTGGCAACCATCTTATCCACATCTTATAATCGGTTCCGAAAATTCCCTTTCTTTACCCGCCCCCTCTCCAAGTGGTGCCCCAAATCTCTCTTCAAGAAAAAACCAGAACCCAAGCCCGCAGATGAAGCTGTCCCTCAGATCATCATCGGTGCTGAAGAGCTTCCAGGCCCCAAACTTGGCAAATGTCCTTCACGCCCAAGCTGCAGCATGGAGCTGTTTGAGAGATCTCATGCGCGAGAGAAACAGAACACACTGCAACTTCCCCCACAAGCCATGGAGAGGAGTAACTCATGTCCTGAACTGGTGTTGGGGAGACTCTCATACTCCATCATCAGCAACCTGGATGAAGTTGGACAGCAGGTGGAGAGGCTGGACATCCCTCTCCCTATCATTGCCTTTATTGTTTTTGCCTACATTTCCTGTGCAGCCGCCATCCTCCCCTTCTGGGAGACACAGTTGGATTTTGAGAATGCCTTCTATTTCTGCTTTGTCACGCTGACCACCATTGGGTTTGGGGATACTGTTTTAGAACACCCTAACTTCTTCCTGTTCTTCTCCATTTATATCATCATTGGAATGGAGATTGTGTTCATTGCTTTCAAGTTGGTGCAAAACAGGCTGATTGACATATACAAAAATGTTATGTTATTCTTTGCAAAAGGAAAGTTTTACCACCTTGTTAAAAAGTGA